AGTCCAAAGAGGGAGAGACAAAAAGTAAGTTCTATTGTTTTAGTTGGGGTCGCATTTTTGCTCATCCAGAATGCTGTCTTGAGTAGCAATCAGATTATTCCACAATGATTTCCAGGCAAAAGCCACATTTTAGAAACATTGCAATACAACTTATTCACCTAACAATGAAGCCCCCGCCCCGCCTGCAGCATGAACTGGGAGTCATTCACTGAGAGTGACTGTTGTCAGTGGGGTTCTGTTGGTTGAGGTGGTGCCTTGTGTTCAGGGCTCGGTTGCTCCCCCGGACGGATGATTGTGTGGGACGCAGCTCCGCCaatgggaggggaggaggtggtgcTGAGTTAAGATGGCGTTGGTGGGCAGGCGCTGGAGCTTGGTTTTCCTCAGCCTGGCCCGGCCTCACCAGCATCCCGGAAACGCTCGCACGGCCAAGCGGTGCCTGACACAATCCTCTCAGCTGCCCGCCCTCAGGCCACTTCCCTGGGCCAGGAGTTACAGCAGCGAGCGGGAGCCTCGGCATCGGGGTAAGAAAGTGGTGGTGGTCGGCATCCCCAACCCATTCACCTGGGCCCGGACCAAGATGTATTTCTTCCTAATAAGAGCATATTTTGATCAGGACTTCAGTTTCGATGAGTTTTCTGCTGGTGCCAAACAGGTGCGTTCCGGGGCAGAGTTAGAGTTTACTTCAAAAAGAgctgacttagaatcatagaatggcaaTCAACAGAGAAGGATGCCATTGAGCCCATCATGTCTGTTCTGGCTCTCTGTTAGATCAATTCAGCTAGTCCTGCTCTCTCACTTTTATCTGTAGCCCTGCAATTATAGGTTTGCAGCACAAAAATAGGCCCATTGTGTCCTTGCCAAACACatttattctaattccatttttagcacttggtccgtagccttgtatgctgtggtgtttcaaatgcttatctaaatgcttcttggATGCTATGAGGATTCATATTAATGCCTGTTTGGCagatgagttccagattcccaccagcctcccggtgaaaaggtttttcctcgcgtctccttctaaatctcctgccctgGTCTTAAATTTTGTCCCCgaattattgacccctctactaagaggAAAAGTTGCTTTCTATCTATCTTATCGATGTTCCTAATAGTTTTCTACACCtgaatcaggtccccctcagccatCTCTTCTCTGGAAAACAACCATcctaaccaacctctcttcatagctgaaattctcCAACCCAGGCACCatccttgtgaatcttctctgcactctctctcatgcaatcatatccttcctacaatgtggcaaGCCTGCAGAcacttcccttttgaaagccactttTAAATCCATCTCCACCACTTTCTAGGGCAGTCTAACTAATTGCTGCGTAAAACATGCTTTTCCTCGTGTTGATGTGGAGTTGCtggcgttggacttgggtgagcacagtaagaagtcttacaacaccaggttaaagtccaaccggtttgtttcgggcaacacagtagcacaagtggatagcactgtggcttcacagcgccagggtgccaggttcaattccccgctgggtcactgtctgagtggagtctgcacgttctccccctgtctgcgtgggtttcctccgggtgctccggtttcctcccacagcccaaagacatgcaggataggtggattggccatgataaattgcccttagtgaccaaaaaggttaggagggattattgggttatggggatagggtggaagtgagggcttaagtgggtcggtgcagacttgatgggccgaaaggcctccttctgcactgtatgttctatattttgaatcactagctttcgaagcacagctccttcctcgggtgaatgaagaggtgggttccagaacccacctcttcattcacccgaggaaggagctgtgcttcgaaagctagtgatttgaaataaacctgttggactttaacctggtgttgtcagacttcttactttcCTCGTGTTGCCACTGTTTATTTTACCTTTCACTGTAAATATGTATACTCTGGATCCTGACGTTTTCACTAGTAGATAGCTCATAaatttgaacacttctatcaaacaTCCTATCGATATTTTCTTCTCTAGTCTAGCCACATCACTGAAGTACATATTCCTGAAACAATTCTCCTAAATCTTCTCTGCAGTTGTTCTAAAGCTTTTAAtttacatccttctgatagtgtggtgcccagaattgggcacaCAACTCCAGTTAAGGCTGAACAAGTACTTATAAAGGTTCAGTGTTTCTTTTTACTTTATATCTCTGTTTATAAAACCCAGGATTCTGTATATCTTTTTAAACCACCTTCTCAACCCACCCAGCCACCTTTAACGATTTACTAGAACATGAGATAAGAAtactgcccatcgagcctgctctacaATTCAACACAATCGTGATTGTTCTTGGACTTTgactcaacattcccacctgttctCTGTATCCCTTGATTCTCAGAAACCAATAATCTGTCCATTCCAGCctgaaatatattcaacaatggagcatccacaaccctctggggctgagaattccaaagattcacaactttgaGTAGAGAAATTTCTCCTCCATCCTACGTGATTAATCCTGCATTCTACACTCCCAGATCCCTTTGCTCCCAGCACCTTTTACAATTGTATCCTTTAGTTTACATTCCCTCTCCTCACTCTTCCTGCTAAATTGTATCACTTCATGCATCTCTACATTATGTTTACTCTACCACCCTTGTCAGCAGCCTGTCTGTCCTCTTGAAATTTATCATTATCTTCCTCCCAGTTCACAATACTTGTGTTGTCTGTAAATCTTGAAATTGGGTTCTGTGCACAGGCATTAATATGAATCAAAAAAAGCATTGGTTCTAGTATGACTAGCCTTCATCAACTGACCAGtgccactgacagccgctgccggcCCCACTGCCACTGACCAGGCACTAGTTATTTTCACTGCCCATGTTCCTGAATCTGTCCACCTGGATAATGGGTTGATACCAGCTGTGTGAACATAAGCTTTTTCCCCAGAATTTTGAGGATGGGTTTTCTATCCTTTTGGAATGGAAATTTTTGCATTCCTGGCTTGGCGGTGAATGAGAGCCAGGGCATTGTGGGACTGCACTGGAAGACATTCTGGCGGAgttgacttgaccagccctgacTCCATTCTCCTGGGGGATTTTAAATTGAcaaagcagccaatttgcacacagtaaggtTCCAATTGCAACAATAAGATAAATGCCCAGATAATCTGTTGGATAGGGGCGAAGGAATGTTAGTTAGGGCCACTTCTATCCCACAATTACTCATCTCCAAGTGTCCGCTGCATCCCAACAGAAATCAAATTTACAAAAGTCTTTCTAAAAGGAACATAAGCAACAAACCTCAAAACTTAGATAAAACAGAAGGACATACACCAAATTCAAATGCTGTTGCTTGTGTCAATAaaacactccagtttctctctctctttccccccccccccctttattgtcGAGGAATTCTTTGAGCATGCTGGCAAACACTAAGCTCCCCCTGTAGGAGACCCAGGCATTAACAGAACCACAAAAGAGAGGCAAGCAATCAAACTGAACAATCCCTCAACTacacgctgcctggacctgttcacAGCCATGTTGGGCAGACCCCTGAGGTCCTCTGACTTTCCTTCTCCCCTCTGTAACAGTTATCCAAAGATTAGGACTGAAGTGCTGCTACAAATTGGGGCACAGCCCCTTCAGTTGGTGGAAGAACGTCTATAACCGCTCATTCTCCAGGTGTACGTGAAGCATACTCAACCTGAGCACAAATGTTACAGATAGTGTGGGTGACTGCTATTAGTGGCTTAAATTATTTGGTGATACTGCTCTCTGCAATGTTCTCTATCCCAGATCCCAATGGAACAGGGAAGGATCTCTCCCATCGAGCCCTGAACCCAGGTTTACATTGTAGTACATTTATGGTGGTCAGTTAATGTAACTTCTGCCCGACAATCACCCCTTATGAAATGAAAGGCCAGTGTTTTATTGCTTGTAATACAGTGCAGCATGACTAAGTATTTCGCTCATTTTCTCCCTGCCACCAGTTGTGTTGTAGATATAGTTTAGTGTGTGTACCAGATATGCCAGTTTATGAAAGTAAAGCTTCACACaatgttcattgacttcttccatAGGCCTTTTCACAAGTGTCAAAGATGCTTTCAGAGTGCAAATTTGATGAATTGAAGGATCTTGTATCAAAAGAGGTAAAATGCTATTTATCTTAACCAGAATTGTTAGACATTTTCTGGTGAACAGTGAAATAAGTTTGTGATGATTTCAACACTTACTTTCTTGAAAATTATCTTTGTTTTTAAGAGGAATAGTTTCTTGTTTTTGACAAATTCCAAGTAGCACTTTGTAGAAGCAAATTGCTGTGGCAACATCTAGGTTTGTCAAGTTTCACAAAACCAAAATTGCAAATGCAATATGGTGAGGCAGGATGAGAGGATCCATCAAAATGTTTTTTCCTATCACTAGTATATAATAGCATTGTCTTACGTAATTTCTGGACATTTTTTTCTGAGTAAATATTCAGCTGTGACATTTCAGAGGCAAGAAAATGGTTTGTgtgattttaaaataaaataaaataaaacagacGATTGTTTACCTAACACAACATCAACATTAGCTTTCTCCTTCTAATCAAAAAGATTAGAGACGTGCTTTGTATATCATTGTAAATCCTTTTAGAGGTAACATCTTGCTGTCATTCTTTCATTTCTGATCAGTAGGTCTGTTTTACTACCCAAATACAAATTGTTTTCTGTACAGGCATTGGAGGAAGTTGAAGAAAAATGCTTAGCTTTGCCAGTTAACCGCAGGGAGGCCTTAGCTGCTGACCTGGATGAAATTATGTACAGCACACCAGGCGATGTTGGAATTTATTATGATAACCAAGGTTTGTTTTATTTATTAAACTTAACAGCTAAAAATATGGTTAATATTACAACAAACTGTACAATCAGAACCTTATGTTATAATGCAGTTTTTGAAATGTGTACTCCTGGAAATTTACTGTGTATTTGGGGAGAAGGAACTGTGCTCGTTATCACATATCCACTATGCATTAACCTGCAGAATTATTACTGCATGCAAATGAGACTCGTTATCACATATCCACTATGCATTAACCTGCAGAATTATTACTGCATGCAAATGAGACTATCATTACCTATCACCTCGTCCTAGAGGCCTTTGCTATCCGGGCTCCAAGTTAAACTTTTGCTCATATTTCCTACTTATTAAAGCTGCCCTTCTGGTTACACTTTCAGTGTTATTCCTTGAAGTGTGACATTCCTTGCAGTGTGACATTCATTGTCAGCTCCTGCCTTGACATATGCTCTTAATCCCCTGATACTTCTCCTTCTTTGAgaacttcacccactcccctttctTAAAATCCTTACCACCCCTCTGATATTTCCCCATGGTAGATAAGAAACTACATCTTCTGGTTATTTGGTTACTTCTATTCACCTACTTCAGATTTCTGATTTCTCTGCATTCTTGTCTTCAGTGAATTTCACTGGCCATGTTAAGCAGCCCGCCCTAGTGCCCTCTCCCCAGCCATGAATTCTCTCTTGACCTTCTCATCAAAAGGCTCCAGCCTGAGGATTCCACTTCAGACAGTCATTTCTGCTCACCCTTCTGTAATTATCTCTGTCCCAAGAGAAAGTGACAGCTTCTGTCATCCCTTTGCATCACCATCTCAATGTTCTGACTATCCATCTGCTTTGGCACAACGACTGCACTGGATTTACCAAACAGCTGCTTTGTTTCTACCTTTGCTATCTTCACCACTCCAACTCTCTTTTACTGTTGCTCATTGCGCTAACTTTCTCCAGCGATAGTTCCCAGCTCCTGTACTTAAATCTGACAGGTGGGATGCTCTTCGAACTGATTGGCCTTTTTATCCACTGCACGATCTGGCAGGATTACTTCTAGGAATGTTGTGTCCCCCTTTCTCTGTCCTTTTGGATTGTGAACTGAGCTTCAAGCCCTCCGCATCCTATCCACCGTgctattatagatcatagaatttacagtgcagaaggaggccattcagcccatcgagtctgcatcggcccttggaaagagcaccctacttaagcccacatctccaccctatacccgtaacccagtaaccccacctaaccctttttggacaaccaagggcaatttagcatggccaatccacatcctgcacatctttggactgtgggaggaaaccagagcacccggtggaaacccatggagacacagggagaacatgcagactccgcacagacagtgacccaagctgggaatcaaacctgggaccctggagctgtgaagcaactgtgctaccacggtatgaatagcatagatgcatttcaGGGGAAGCCTGATAAACAAACAAGTGAGGAAGGAAAATAGGGTTATCTGATAGAGTGATATGAAGAAggtgggaggaggctcgtgtggagcACAAACATCAACAT
This genomic window from Scyliorhinus torazame isolate Kashiwa2021f chromosome 2, sScyTor2.1, whole genome shotgun sequence contains:
- the maip1 gene encoding m-AAA protease-interacting protein 1, mitochondrial; amino-acid sequence: MALVGRRWSLVFLSLARPHQHPGNARTAKRCLTQSSQLPALRPLPWARSYSSEREPRHRGKKVVVVGIPNPFTWARTKMYFFLIRAYFDQDFSFDEFSAGAKQAFSQVSKMLSECKFDELKDLVSKEALEEVEEKCLALPVNRREALAADLDEIMYSTPGDVGIYYDNQGRKFVSIIMRYWYLTDADLPDETPEGTKVFQVVFGDESSKDSKRLLTANYEFRREFTQDVEPDWTITRIQHSKLLE